The following coding sequences lie in one Stenotrophomonas rhizophila genomic window:
- a CDS encoding S8 family peptidase, with product MSHDSQPRLRQRALVVLGASVLSTLLLAAPAFAGDVQLSGLSSAPTHQRFIVKYKDGANLVATPTALASSLKAAASAVPAAQGRALGLQKLRQLAIGPTVVKADRPLDAAESELLMRRLAADPNVEYVEVDQLMHATLVPNDARLSEQWGFGTSNASINVRPAWDKATGTGVVVAVIDTGITNHPDLNANILPGYDFISDAAMARDGGGRDNNANDEGDWYAANECGSGIPASNSSWHGTHVAGTIAAVTNNSTGVAGTAFNAKVVPVRVLGKCGGYTSDIADAIVWASGGTVSGVPANANPAEVINMSLGGGGTCSTTYQNAINGAVSRGTTVVVAAGNSNTNVSSSVPANCANVIAVAATTSAGARASFSNYGAGIDVSAPGQAILSTLNSGTTVPGTASYASYNGTSMAAPHVAGVVALVQSVAPTALTPAAIETLLKNTARALPGACSGGCGAGIVDADAAVTAALGGTNPNPGTGTVLQNNVPVSGLGAASGASLSYTVVVPSGRSQLKVSIAGGSGDADLYVRSGSAPTDTVYNCRPYLSGNNETCTITSPAAGTWHVRVKGYSTFSGVTLTAQY from the coding sequence ATGTCTCATGATTCGCAACCCCGTTTGCGTCAGCGTGCATTGGTTGTACTCGGCGCGTCCGTCCTGTCCACCCTGCTGCTGGCCGCCCCGGCATTCGCCGGCGATGTGCAGCTGAGCGGCTTGTCGTCGGCACCGACGCACCAGCGTTTCATCGTCAAATACAAGGATGGCGCCAACCTGGTCGCCACCCCGACCGCACTGGCCAGCTCGTTGAAGGCGGCGGCCTCGGCCGTACCGGCTGCGCAGGGTCGCGCGCTGGGCCTGCAGAAGCTGCGCCAGCTGGCCATTGGGCCGACCGTGGTCAAGGCCGACCGTCCGCTGGATGCGGCCGAGTCGGAACTGCTGATGCGCCGCCTGGCGGCCGACCCGAACGTGGAATACGTCGAAGTCGATCAGCTGATGCACGCCACTCTGGTGCCCAACGACGCGCGCCTGTCCGAACAGTGGGGCTTCGGCACCAGCAACGCCTCGATCAACGTGCGCCCGGCATGGGACAAGGCGACCGGTACCGGCGTGGTGGTGGCGGTGATCGACACCGGCATCACCAATCATCCGGACCTCAACGCCAACATCCTGCCCGGCTATGACTTCATCAGCGACGCGGCGATGGCGCGCGATGGTGGCGGCCGTGACAACAACGCGAACGATGAAGGCGACTGGTACGCCGCCAACGAGTGCGGCTCGGGCATTCCGGCCTCGAACTCGAGCTGGCACGGTACCCACGTGGCCGGCACCATCGCGGCGGTGACCAACAACAGCACCGGCGTGGCCGGTACGGCATTCAACGCGAAGGTTGTGCCGGTGCGTGTGCTCGGCAAGTGCGGCGGTTACACCTCCGACATCGCCGATGCGATCGTGTGGGCCTCCGGCGGCACGGTCAGTGGCGTGCCGGCCAATGCCAACCCGGCCGAAGTGATCAACATGTCGCTGGGCGGCGGTGGCACCTGCTCGACCACCTACCAGAACGCGATCAACGGCGCGGTGTCGCGCGGCACCACGGTGGTGGTGGCGGCGGGCAACAGCAACACCAACGTGTCTTCGTCGGTGCCGGCCAACTGCGCGAACGTGATCGCGGTGGCGGCCACGACGTCGGCCGGTGCGCGCGCGAGCTTCTCCAACTACGGCGCGGGCATCGATGTTTCGGCCCCGGGCCAGGCGATCCTGTCCACGCTCAACAGCGGCACGACGGTGCCGGGTACGGCGTCCTACGCGTCCTACAACGGGACGTCGATGGCGGCGCCGCACGTGGCCGGCGTGGTGGCGCTGGTGCAGTCGGTGGCACCGACGGCGTTGACGCCGGCGGCGATCGAGACGTTGCTGAAGAACACGGCACGGGCATTGCCGGGCGCATGCAGCGGCGGGTGCGGCGCGGGCATCGTGGACGCCGATGCGGCGGTCACGGCGGCGCTGGGCGGGACCAATCCGAACCCGGGCACGGGGACGGTGCTGCAGAACAATGTGCCGGTGAGCGGCCTGGGCGCGGCCAGTGGGGCGTCGCTGTCCTACACGGTGGTGGTGCCGTCGGGCCGTTCGCAGCTGAAGGTGAGCATCGCCGGTGGCAGTGGTGATGCGGATCTGTATGTGCGTTCGGGCAGCGCGCCGACCGACACGGTGTACAACTGCCGTCCGTATCTGAGCGGCAACAACGAGACCTGCACGATCACTTCACCGGCGGCCGGTACCTGGCACGTGCGGGTGAAGGGCTATTCGACCTTCTCCGGGGTCACCCTGACCGCGCAGTACTGA
- the wrbA gene encoding NAD(P)H:quinone oxidoreductase: MAEILVLYYSRGGSVARLARQIARGIGEVPGMSARLRTVPPVAAVTQTARPPVPEDGAPYVDIGDLAECDGLILGSPTRFGNMAAPVKHFLDGLGAEWVNGTLVGKPAAVFTSTASLHGGQESTLLSMQVPLLHHGCLIVGIPFTEPALSHTTTGGTPYGASHVAGADDNPVPSEDEAILARALGRRVADIARRLA, from the coding sequence ATGGCGGAAATACTGGTGCTCTACTACAGCCGCGGTGGTTCGGTGGCCCGGCTGGCCCGCCAGATCGCACGGGGCATCGGCGAGGTGCCGGGCATGAGCGCGCGGCTGCGCACGGTGCCGCCGGTGGCGGCGGTGACGCAGACTGCCCGCCCGCCGGTGCCCGAGGATGGCGCGCCCTACGTGGACATCGGCGATCTGGCCGAGTGCGACGGCCTGATCCTGGGCAGCCCGACCCGTTTCGGCAACATGGCCGCGCCGGTGAAGCATTTCCTGGATGGGCTGGGCGCCGAATGGGTCAATGGCACGCTGGTCGGCAAGCCGGCCGCGGTGTTCACCTCGACGGCGTCGTTGCACGGTGGCCAGGAATCGACCCTGCTGTCGATGCAGGTGCCGCTGCTGCACCACGGCTGCCTGATCGTCGGCATTCCGTTCACCGAGCCGGCGCTGAGCCACACCACCACCGGCGGCACGCCGTACGGCGCCAGCCACGTTGCAGGGGCCGACGACAACCCGGTACCGAGCGAAGATGAGGCGATCCTGGCGCGTGCGCTGGGCCGGCGCGTGGCCGACATCGCGCGGCGGCTGGCATGA
- a CDS encoding IS110 family transposase has translation MNGIGIDVSKRRLDVGTSDGQTLQVSNDPSGFTELDLWLRQRPSNQIVLEATGGYEQPVLDFLHKAGHPVVRANALRARKLAQGLGQRAKTDRLDAYALAQMATLVKLPAYQPLEPWQQKLREFVRARRQMIQALAVARQQQEMVGDRELRRLLQANITHLKTLVKRLGKQIAEQLAQQPQLTVLKSMKGVGPVVQAVLASYLPELGHISGKAIASLVGVAPMSHDSGTMRGKRSIHGGRAEIRQVLYMAGMSALQHEPRIRDFYRSLRARGKEAKVAIVAVMRKMLVILNARVRDAQSGPIPA, from the coding sequence ATGAACGGGATCGGGATTGATGTAAGCAAGCGCCGGCTGGATGTTGGAACCTCCGACGGCCAAACCCTGCAGGTCAGCAATGACCCCTCCGGTTTCACTGAATTGGACCTCTGGCTGAGGCAGCGCCCGAGTAACCAGATCGTGCTGGAGGCCACCGGTGGCTACGAACAGCCTGTGCTGGATTTTCTGCACAAGGCCGGTCATCCGGTGGTTCGGGCCAATGCCTTGCGGGCGCGGAAGCTTGCTCAGGGGCTGGGCCAGAGGGCCAAGACCGACCGCTTGGATGCCTATGCATTAGCACAGATGGCCACGCTGGTGAAGCTGCCGGCCTATCAGCCGTTGGAGCCTTGGCAGCAGAAACTGCGGGAGTTTGTGCGGGCACGTCGACAGATGATCCAGGCCTTGGCCGTCGCGCGACAGCAGCAGGAAATGGTGGGTGATCGTGAACTGCGCCGGCTTTTGCAGGCCAACATCACCCACCTGAAGACACTGGTCAAACGCCTGGGAAAGCAGATTGCCGAGCAGCTCGCTCAACAGCCCCAGCTCACGGTTCTGAAGTCGATGAAGGGCGTGGGGCCGGTGGTACAGGCGGTGCTGGCCAGCTACCTGCCTGAGCTGGGCCATATCAGTGGAAAGGCCATCGCCAGCCTGGTGGGCGTGGCGCCGATGTCCCACGACAGCGGGACGATGCGTGGAAAACGAAGCATCCACGGCGGTCGAGCCGAGATCCGTCAGGTGCTTTACATGGCCGGCATGTCAGCCCTGCAGCACGAACCGCGCATACGGGACTTTTACCGGTCGCTACGGGCCCGCGGCAAGGAGGCCAAAGTAGCCATCGTGGCGGTAATGCGAAAGATGCTGGTGATCCTCAACGCCCGCGTGCGCGACGCTCAAAGCGGACCGATCCCCGCCTGA
- the ppk2 gene encoding polyphosphate kinase 2: MGKLKRKEYEALLEPMQLELIAMARWVQHTGQRVLVLFEGRDTAGKGGAIQAIAEHLNPRQCKVVALPKPTDRESTQWYFQRYIAHLPAGGEIVLMDRSWYNRAGVEHVMGYCSEPEYKAFLAQAPVVEKLLVDDGILLFKYWLGVDQAQQEKRFAERHIDPLKGWKLSPVDLESRSKYSAYTDAREAMLRATHRDEAPWTLVDFNDQKRGRLALIRNLLDRLPDTRVDEPELALPPLKGKLHKEQFGVLPPIEGFEIP; the protein is encoded by the coding sequence ATGGGCAAGCTCAAGCGCAAGGAATACGAGGCCCTGCTGGAACCCATGCAGCTGGAGCTGATCGCGATGGCGCGCTGGGTGCAGCACACCGGGCAACGCGTACTGGTGCTGTTCGAAGGCCGCGATACTGCCGGCAAGGGCGGTGCGATCCAGGCCATCGCCGAGCACCTCAATCCGCGCCAATGCAAGGTGGTGGCGCTGCCCAAGCCGACCGACCGCGAAAGCACCCAGTGGTATTTCCAGCGCTACATCGCGCACCTGCCGGCCGGCGGCGAAATCGTGCTGATGGACCGCAGCTGGTACAACCGCGCCGGGGTCGAGCACGTGATGGGCTACTGCAGCGAGCCGGAGTACAAGGCGTTCCTGGCCCAGGCGCCGGTGGTCGAGAAGCTGCTGGTGGACGATGGCATCCTGCTGTTCAAGTACTGGTTGGGCGTGGACCAGGCGCAGCAGGAAAAGCGGTTTGCCGAGCGCCACATTGACCCGCTCAAGGGCTGGAAGCTGTCGCCGGTGGACCTGGAGTCACGCAGCAAGTACAGCGCCTACACCGACGCGCGCGAAGCGATGCTGCGCGCGACCCACCGTGACGAGGCGCCGTGGACGCTGGTGGACTTCAACGACCAGAAGCGCGGCCGGCTGGCGCTGATCCGCAACCTGCTCGACCGCCTGCCCGATACCCGCGTGGACGAACCGGAACTGGCGCTGCCGCCGTTGAAGGGCAAGCTGCACAAGGAGCAGTTCGGGGTGCTGCCGCCGATCGAGGGGTTCGAGATCCCGTAA
- a CDS encoding asparaginase domain-containing protein, with product MDELLIITTGGTIDKIYFDDKSDYQIGDPQIGMILRELGVTFRFNVIPILRKDSLHITDEDRELIRATIAAQPTRHVLVTHGTDSMVQTGQVLRSIADKTIVMTGALSPARFRGSDAEFNIGCAIGAVQSLASGVYIAMNGRIWNPEHVRKNVAANRFEEA from the coding sequence ATGGACGAACTACTGATCATCACCACCGGTGGCACGATCGACAAGATCTACTTCGACGACAAGTCGGACTACCAGATCGGCGATCCGCAGATCGGGATGATCCTGCGCGAGCTGGGCGTGACGTTCCGTTTCAATGTGATTCCGATCCTGCGCAAGGATTCGCTGCACATCACCGATGAGGACCGCGAGCTGATCCGCGCGACCATCGCCGCGCAGCCGACCCGCCACGTGCTGGTGACGCACGGCACCGATTCGATGGTGCAGACCGGCCAGGTGCTGCGGAGCATCGCCGACAAGACGATCGTGATGACCGGCGCACTGAGCCCGGCCCGCTTCCGTGGTTCAGACGCAGAGTTCAACATCGGCTGCGCGATCGGCGCAGTGCAGTCGCTGGCCAGCGGCGTGTACATCGCCATGAACGGCCGCATCTGGAACCCGGAGCACGTGCGAAAGAACGTCGCAGCGAACCGGTTCGAAGAAGCCTGA
- the prfA gene encoding peptide chain release factor 1, which translates to MTPTLRRKLEALAERREELERLLADPAVVNDNDRFRAYSREFAQLQPIATALADEARALADLAAAEAMRSDPDLRELAEEEITAAQQRLQQLDQELALLLVPRDPRDDGNLFLEVRAGTGGDEAAIFAGDLFRMYARYAERQGWKVEIESDSPGEHGGYKEIVARVVGRGAYSKLKFESGTHRVQRVPATESQGRIHTSAATVAIIPEADEVDDVVINPADLRVDTFRSSGAGGQHVNKTESAIRITHVPSGVVVECQTERSQHANRDKAMKRLKAQLLDAERSKQAAATAESRRLQVGSGDRSQRIRTYSFPQGRITDHRVEGLTLYDLPNIIAGELDTLVERLIHEHQADELAQLAAGT; encoded by the coding sequence ATGACGCCGACCCTGCGCCGTAAGCTGGAAGCGCTGGCCGAACGCCGCGAAGAACTGGAACGCCTGCTTGCCGACCCGGCCGTGGTGAACGACAACGATCGTTTCCGCGCGTACTCGCGCGAGTTCGCGCAGCTGCAGCCCATCGCCACGGCCCTGGCCGACGAAGCCCGTGCGCTGGCCGACCTGGCCGCTGCCGAAGCCATGCGCAGCGACCCGGACCTGCGCGAGCTGGCCGAAGAAGAAATCACCGCTGCGCAGCAGCGCCTGCAGCAGCTGGACCAGGAACTGGCGCTGCTGCTGGTGCCGCGCGACCCGCGCGACGACGGCAACCTGTTCCTGGAAGTGCGGGCCGGTACCGGGGGCGACGAGGCCGCGATCTTCGCCGGCGACCTGTTCCGCATGTACGCCCGCTACGCCGAGCGCCAGGGCTGGAAGGTGGAGATCGAATCGGACAGCCCCGGCGAACACGGCGGCTACAAGGAAATCGTGGCCCGCGTAGTCGGCCGCGGCGCCTATTCCAAACTGAAGTTCGAGTCCGGGACGCACCGCGTGCAGCGCGTGCCGGCCACCGAATCGCAAGGCCGCATCCACACCTCGGCGGCGACGGTGGCGATCATTCCCGAAGCCGACGAAGTGGATGACGTGGTGATCAACCCGGCTGACCTGCGCGTGGATACCTTCCGCTCGTCCGGCGCCGGTGGCCAGCACGTCAACAAGACCGAATCGGCGATCCGCATCACCCACGTGCCCTCCGGGGTGGTGGTGGAATGCCAGACCGAGCGCAGCCAGCACGCCAACCGCGACAAGGCGATGAAGCGCCTGAAGGCCCAGCTGCTGGATGCCGAACGCAGCAAGCAGGCCGCGGCCACGGCCGAAAGCCGCCGGCTGCAGGTGGGCAGCGGCGACCGCAGCCAGCGCATCCGCACCTACAGCTTCCCCCAGGGGCGCATCACCGACCACCGCGTGGAAGGGCTGACCCTGTACGACCTGCCCAACATCATCGCCGGCGAGCTGGACACGCTGGTGGAACGGCTGATCCACGAGCACCAGGCCGACGAACTGGCGCAGCTGGCGGCGGGCACCTGA
- a CDS encoding YihY family inner membrane protein, with protein MEPLDTVNLWMERVRDRKRAASFGRFLWRRFLDDRLFQAAASLAYTTVFALVPLAIVVFGVLSAFPVFDRWSDQLSDYVFSNFVPNAARAAEGYLRQFSASAGQLTAAGFIALVVSLLITLNSVEETFNQIWRVGSTRPKLTRFLVYWTVLTLGAMLAAASLAVSARVFALPLFGTSEGRWLANFSLTVAPILIEFVCITLVYRVVPHHTVKWRHAIPGAILAAVMLELVKWGMGAYLGSFQSYQKLYGTVAFVPILLLWIYLCWVSVLLGASLASSIAAFRYQPAELRLPTGYEIYGLLRLIGRFQQARAEGHSLDDDEILRLEPMLTDSLLQTMLCDLEAIRVVRRDERGEWLLARDLDKLTLSDLYETTQMRIPVREAYLPYRDDSLGQASVLALDALRLPLRELLKRRVSDIYSTPGDTP; from the coding sequence ATGGAACCCCTCGACACCGTGAACCTCTGGATGGAGCGCGTGCGCGATCGCAAGCGTGCCGCCAGCTTCGGCCGCTTCCTCTGGCGGCGCTTCCTGGACGACCGCCTGTTCCAGGCCGCGGCCTCGCTGGCCTACACCACCGTGTTCGCGCTGGTGCCGCTGGCCATCGTGGTATTCGGCGTGCTGTCGGCGTTCCCGGTGTTCGACCGCTGGAGCGACCAGCTCAGCGACTACGTGTTCTCCAACTTCGTGCCCAACGCCGCGCGCGCTGCCGAAGGCTACCTGCGCCAGTTCTCGGCCAGCGCCGGCCAGCTCACCGCCGCCGGTTTCATCGCGCTGGTGGTGTCGCTGCTGATCACCCTCAACAGCGTGGAAGAAACCTTCAACCAGATCTGGCGCGTGGGCTCCACCCGGCCCAAGCTGACCCGCTTCCTGGTCTATTGGACCGTGCTGACCCTCGGCGCGATGCTGGCCGCCGCCTCGCTGGCGGTATCGGCGCGGGTGTTCGCGCTGCCCCTGTTCGGCACCAGCGAAGGCCGCTGGCTGGCCAATTTCTCGCTGACCGTGGCGCCGATCCTGATCGAGTTCGTCTGCATCACGCTGGTGTACCGGGTGGTGCCGCACCACACGGTGAAGTGGCGGCATGCCATTCCCGGCGCGATCCTGGCGGCGGTGATGCTGGAACTGGTGAAGTGGGGCATGGGCGCCTACCTGGGCAGTTTCCAGTCCTACCAGAAGCTCTATGGCACCGTCGCGTTCGTGCCGATCCTGCTGCTGTGGATCTACCTGTGCTGGGTGTCGGTGCTGCTGGGGGCCTCGCTGGCGTCCTCGATCGCCGCCTTCCGCTACCAGCCGGCCGAGCTGCGCCTGCCCACCGGCTACGAGATCTATGGCCTGCTGCGCCTGATCGGGCGGTTCCAGCAGGCCCGTGCCGAAGGCCACAGCCTGGACGATGACGAGATCCTGCGGCTGGAGCCCATGCTCACCGATTCGCTGCTGCAGACCATGTTGTGCGACCTGGAGGCCATCCGCGTGGTACGGCGCGACGAGCGCGGCGAATGGCTGCTGGCGCGCGACCTGGACAAGCTCACCCTGTCTGACCTGTACGAGACCACGCAGATGCGCATTCCGGTACGCGAAGCCTACCTGCCGTACCGCGACGACAGTCTGGGCCAGGCCTCCGTACTGGCGCTGGATGCCTTGCGGCTGCCGCTGCGCGAACTGCTCAAGCGCCGCGTCAGCGATATCTATTCGACCCCCGGAGATACACCATGA
- a CDS encoding DUF2069 domain-containing protein, whose protein sequence is MNGRAQDAILALLLVALAAVYALWFAQDRHWLATQLVFTLPPLLLALGVWLRRGKATFWAGVLALFWFSHGVMSAWSHPETAGWAWAELLLALAVIGVGSGPGLRRRFGKR, encoded by the coding sequence ATGAACGGCCGCGCGCAGGACGCCATCCTGGCGCTGCTGCTGGTGGCGTTGGCGGCGGTGTACGCGCTGTGGTTCGCGCAGGACCGGCACTGGCTGGCCACGCAACTGGTGTTCACCCTGCCGCCGCTGCTGCTGGCGCTGGGGGTATGGTTGCGGCGCGGGAAGGCGACCTTCTGGGCGGGGGTGCTGGCGCTGTTCTGGTTCAGCCACGGGGTGATGAGCGCCTGGAGCCACCCGGAAACGGCCGGCTGGGCGTGGGCCGAGCTGCTGCTGGCACTGGCGGTGATCGGGGTGGGCAGCGGCCCGGGGCTGCGGCGCCGCTTCGGCAAGCGCTGA
- a CDS encoding tetratricopeptide repeat protein, whose translation MDADRQQLRLAVQRQPADFIAWVMLADAELEAGDVAAGVHAATRALQLRDHHPEALARLGRARWMQARHAEAAALLRQASDSAPQHPGIALWLGHALEDAGQPEAAADAYRHAHTLLPGEPYITAQLLNWQRRLCDWRNIERLSAQVRQAVTQGQAAVEPFAFLSEDGSAAEQLACARQRAAAIRASVTPLPATAVRSQGRLRVGFLSNGFGAHPTGLLIVALLEQLAAAGRLDLYLFALTGNDGSAIRARLQAAATQVHEVGAQSHQQIAARIRDTAIDVLFDLRGWGGGGTPQVLAMRPAPVQVNWLAYPGTSGADWIDHVLADAFVLPAPLATGFSEQVRYLPRAFQPSDNTRVLAAPPSREACGLPAQGVVLCCFNNSYKLNPRSVQRLFAVLHGVPGSVLWLLSGPGNADARLRSAARQAQLDPARLVFMHKLPHPDYLARYQHADLFLDTHPYNAHTTASDALWAGCPVLTCPGATFASRVAGSLNHHLGLAHMNVADDRAFVATAIALGNDAPALQALRAELALRRGDSGLFDMAGFARDFSTVVEDLARERGWQGAA comes from the coding sequence ATGGATGCGGACCGGCAGCAGCTGCGCCTGGCGGTGCAACGCCAGCCGGCCGATTTCATCGCCTGGGTCATGCTGGCCGATGCCGAACTGGAGGCCGGCGATGTAGCGGCCGGCGTGCACGCCGCCACGCGTGCCCTGCAGTTGCGCGACCACCACCCCGAAGCGCTGGCCCGGCTGGGCCGTGCACGCTGGATGCAGGCGCGCCACGCCGAGGCGGCAGCGTTGCTGCGCCAGGCGTCCGACAGCGCACCCCAACACCCCGGAATCGCCCTGTGGCTCGGCCACGCGCTGGAGGATGCCGGCCAGCCGGAGGCCGCCGCCGACGCCTACCGGCATGCGCACACGCTGCTGCCAGGCGAGCCCTACATCACCGCCCAGCTGCTCAACTGGCAGCGTCGGCTGTGCGACTGGCGCAACATCGAGCGCCTGTCGGCGCAGGTGCGCCAGGCCGTCACGCAGGGCCAGGCTGCGGTTGAGCCGTTCGCATTCCTGAGTGAAGACGGCAGCGCCGCCGAACAACTGGCCTGCGCGCGGCAGCGCGCGGCGGCCATCCGCGCCAGCGTGACGCCGTTGCCGGCGACCGCGGTGCGCAGCCAGGGCCGTCTGCGCGTGGGCTTTCTGTCCAACGGCTTTGGCGCGCATCCCACCGGGCTGCTGATCGTGGCACTGCTGGAACAGCTGGCCGCCGCCGGCCGCCTGGACCTGTACCTGTTCGCGCTGACCGGCAACGATGGCAGCGCCATCCGGGCACGCCTGCAGGCGGCCGCCACGCAGGTGCACGAGGTGGGCGCACAGTCGCACCAGCAGATCGCCGCGCGCATCCGTGACACCGCCATCGACGTGCTGTTCGATCTGCGTGGCTGGGGCGGCGGCGGTACCCCGCAGGTGCTGGCGATGCGCCCTGCCCCGGTCCAGGTGAACTGGCTGGCCTATCCGGGTACCTCCGGCGCGGACTGGATCGACCATGTGCTGGCCGATGCCTTCGTGCTGCCCGCGCCGCTGGCGACCGGGTTCAGTGAACAGGTGCGGTACCTGCCGCGGGCGTTCCAACCGTCGGACAACACCCGCGTGCTCGCCGCGCCGCCGTCGCGCGAAGCGTGCGGGCTGCCGGCACAGGGCGTGGTGCTGTGCTGCTTCAACAACAGCTACAAACTCAACCCGCGCAGCGTGCAGCGCCTGTTCGCGGTGCTGCACGGCGTGCCCGGCAGCGTGCTGTGGCTGCTGTCCGGCCCGGGCAACGCCGATGCGCGACTGCGCAGCGCGGCGCGCCAGGCGCAGCTGGATCCGGCACGGCTGGTGTTCATGCACAAGCTGCCGCACCCGGACTATCTGGCGCGCTACCAGCACGCCGATCTGTTCCTGGACACCCACCCCTACAACGCACACACCACCGCGTCCGATGCCCTGTGGGCCGGCTGCCCGGTGCTGACCTGCCCCGGGGCGACGTTTGCCTCGCGCGTGGCGGGCAGCCTCAACCATCACCTGGGGCTGGCACACATGAACGTGGCCGACGACCGCGCCTTCGTAGCCACCGCCATCGCGTTGGGCAACGACGCCCCGGCGCTGCAGGCGCTGCGCGCGGAACTGGCGCTGCGCCGCGGCGACAGCGGCCTGTTCGACATGGCCGGGTTCGCCCGTGACTTCAGCACGGTGGTGGAAGACCTGGCGCGCGAACGCGGTTGGCAGGGCGCAGCGTGA
- a CDS encoding TlpA family protein disulfide reductase, protein MTAKPLLLAVGLLALAACNKPAQPDATAPAPAAPPAAVAEPATPAAGEVAPTDRKTVERPTLTLPALDGSTYDLAAHRGKWVVVNFWATWCAPCRKEMPELSALHAMRTEIEVVGLAYEDIEPAEMKAFLEKRPVTYPIVIVDTYNPPEDFAIPRGLPLTYLIAPDGKVAKEFLGPVTAHDIEARIKEG, encoded by the coding sequence ATGACCGCCAAGCCCCTGCTGCTGGCCGTGGGCCTGCTGGCCCTGGCCGCCTGCAACAAGCCCGCGCAACCGGATGCCACCGCGCCCGCCCCCGCCGCGCCTCCTGCCGCCGTCGCAGAGCCGGCCACGCCGGCGGCCGGTGAGGTCGCGCCGACCGATCGCAAGACCGTCGAACGACCCACCCTGACGTTGCCGGCCCTGGATGGCAGCACCTACGACCTGGCCGCACATCGCGGCAAGTGGGTGGTGGTCAATTTCTGGGCCACCTGGTGCGCGCCATGCCGCAAGGAGATGCCGGAGCTGTCGGCGCTGCACGCGATGCGCACGGAGATCGAGGTGGTCGGCCTGGCGTACGAGGACATCGAGCCGGCCGAGATGAAGGCGTTTCTTGAAAAGCGCCCGGTGACCTATCCCATCGTCATCGTGGACACCTACAACCCGCCCGAGGATTTCGCCATCCCGCGCGGCCTGCCGTTGACCTACCTGATCGCGCCCGACGGCAAGGTCGCCAAGGAGTTCCTCGGCCCGGTCACCGCGCACGACATCGAAGCGCGCATCAAGGAAGGGTGA